The following are encoded in a window of Impatiens glandulifera chromosome 5, dImpGla2.1, whole genome shotgun sequence genomic DNA:
- the LOC124939771 gene encoding zinc finger CCCH domain-containing protein 5-like: protein MPDNRQVWGGNVGVANPSLGELEDAVKRLSVVEAVDDHIQNAGYPDRPGEPDCIYYMRTGQCGYGNNCRFNHPASNGQGGKLGGELPERVGQPDCVYFLKTGTCQYGLTCKYHHPPDRRGAGPVLFNILGLPMRQDEKSCPYYLRTGHCKFGAACKFHHPEPAASAGIIPPPVSGPAAAIYGASGSSPIPPPSSVTPLISGGGGIQAWPLPNNMPYVQGGLQNYVPVIIPSSQTTNSPNNWNTYLGCMNPPPPPPPSSFPTSGSDLGYYYYYKNLMDSGSSPAPAPAPAPAHMMMMSSAVPYLPERPDKPECRNFMSTGNCKYGMDCKYHHPKERALQLATNYLTNPFAGLPTRPGGQAVCSHYSLNGFCKYGQTCKFIHTSPGYSYNYGVSVPSLSVPDPAMLFPYQMVYCPETSPLPLPPPTTKSSSKLILHHQNQKKPPGKDETNLDAENSSNQSGSPISAAGSEPREGDKAN from the exons ATGCCTGACAATCGCCAAGTCTGGGGGGGCAATGTTGGTGTGGCCAATCCCTCACTCGGAGAACTGGAAG ATGCTGTGAAACGGCTCAGCGTTGTTGAGGCTGTTGATGATCATATTCAAAATGCTGGCTATCCTGATCGTCCTGGTGAACCGGACTGTATATACTATATGAGGACTGGACAATGTGGTTATGGAAACAATTGCAGGTTCAATCATCCCGCTTCTAATGGACAG GGTGGGAAGCTTGGAGGTGAACTTCCAGAAAGAGTCGGGCAACCAGATTGTGTG TACTTTCTGAAGACAGGAACATGCCAGTATGGATTGACATGTAAATATCATCATCCACCCGATAGGCGTGGTGCTGGACCAGTCTTGTTCAATATATTGGGTCTGCCAATGCGACag GATGAAAAATCATGTCCGTATTACTTGAGAACTGGACACTGCAAATTTGGAGCGGCATGTAAATTCCATCATCCTGAACCTGCTGCATCTGCTGGAATCATCCCTCCTCCTGTCTCTGGGCCTGCTGCTGCTATTTATGGAGCTTCTGGGTCATCTCCAATCCCTCCTCCTTCCTCTGTTACACCACTAATAAGTGGTGGTGGTGGCATTCAAGCATGGCCACTTCCCAATAATATGCCATATGTACAAGGAGGACTTCAAAACTATGTTCCTGTTATCATACCTTCTTCACAAACCACAAATTCCCCAAACAATTGGAATACTTATCTG GGATGCATGaaccctcctcctcctcctcctccgtcTTCATTTCCTACTTCTGGGTCGGATCTGGgttactactactactacaaGAATTTGATGGATTCAGGATCTAGTCCAGccccagcaccagcaccagccCCAGCCCACATGATGATGATGTCCTCTGCAGTTCCTTATCTACCTGAAAGGCCAGATAAACCTGAATGTCGTAATTTCATGAGCACTGGGAACTGCAAATATGGTATGGATTGCAAGTACCATCATCCTAAGGAAAGAGCCCTTCAACTAGCTACAAACTATCTGACCAACCCATTTGCTGGACTTCCAACAAGACCT GGGGGGCAAGCTGTGTGTTCTCACTATAGTCTAAATGGATTTTGCAAGTATGGGCAAACTTGTAAATTCATTCACACATCACCAGGATACTCCTACAACTATGGTGTGAGCGTTCCAAGTCTGTCTGTACCTGATCCGGCTATGTTGTTCCCTTATCAGATGGTTTACTGTCCTGAAACatctcctcttcctcttcctccacCAACAACTAAATCATCATCTAAGCTTATTCTTCACCATCAAAACCAGAAGAAACCACCTGGAAAAGATGAGACTAATCTGGATGCTGAAAATTCATCCAACCAATCTGGTTCACCCATATCTGCTGCTGGCTCAGAACCTCGGGAAGGAGATAAGGCCAATTGA
- the LOC124940183 gene encoding E3 ubiquitin-protein ligase COP1-like isoform X1, with product MEERSTGAITPAANEEPKPLIVIPPGEADGTDSPVSVQAETDKDLLCPICMQIIKDAFLTACGHSFCFTCITTHLNNKNDCPTCGHHLTNAQLFPNFLLNKLLKKISSRQVSKSARLVDHFHQTLQQGFEVSVKELDIMLKLLAEKRRKMAQEEAKRTTHVLMDFLQCLRKKKVALLNEIQTDLQCIKEDINSVERHRIELYRARDRYTAQRRVADDPAITKFGSASINRNTGVPTSSSRKARTGTATGDFQYMKEDVQVQVSPLSPEGKEIPGGLESEHMNQTSLSAMKTKRVHAQFNDLKECYLQKRRQLTNLPPKQEDTDKSIVCREGYNAGLADFQSVLRTFTQYSQLKVIAELQYADLVYHSTNIISSIEFDLDDELFAIAGVSKCIKVFDYSSVINEPAAVHRPVEEMSTRSKLSCLSWNKFTKNIIASSDYEGIVTVWDVTRRQSVMEYEEHEHRVWSVDFSLTEPTMLVSGSDDCKVKIWCMQQETSVINIDMKANICCVKYNPASSFHVAVGSADHLIHYYDLRKTTHPLLVFSGHNKTVSYVKFLSSEQLASASTDSTLRLWDVKANMPVHTTFKGHKNEKNFVGLSANNEFLACGSESNEVFVYHKEISSPVTRYSFGSSTGEGSDEDTATMSSYFISAVCWKGNSSTLLAANSQGMIKMLVLAA from the exons ATGGAGGAGAGATCGACGGGAGCAATCACGCCGGCGGCGAATGAAGAACCGAAGCCGTTAATCGTCATTCCGCCAGGGGAAGCCGATGGCACCGATTCACCTGTCTCCGTGCAGGCTGAGACCGATAAAGATTTATTGTGTCCAATATGCATGCAAATCATCAAAGACGCTTTCCTCACAGCTTGTGGCCATAGCTTTTGCTTCACCTGCATCACCACGCATCTTAACAATAAGAACGACTGCCCTACCTGTGGACATCACCTTACTAATGCACAGCTCTTTCCTAATTTTCTCCTTAACAAG CTGTTGAAAAAGATCTCTTCTCGGCAAGTATCTAAAAGTGCAAGGCTAGTAGACCATTTTCATCAGACACTGCAGCAG GGATTTGAAGTGTCGGTAAAGGAGCTAGACATTATGTTGAAACTACTTGCGGAGAAAAGGCGAAAAATGGCGCAAGAAGAAGCCAAGAGAACTACACATGTCTTAATGGACTTCTTGCAGTGTCTGAGGAAAAAGAAAGTTGCTCTGCTGAATGAG ATACAGACAGATCTCCAGTGTATTAAAGAGGACATAAATTCAGTGGAGAGACATAGAATTGAGTTGTACAGGGCAAGGGACAGGTACACAGCACAGCGGAGGGTTGCTGATGACCCTGCGATTACAAAATTTGGGTCAGCTTCCATTAATAGGAACACGGGCGTTCCTACGTCTAGTTCTCGTAAAGCACGAACAGGGACCGCCACAGGAGATTTTCAATACATGAAAGAAGATGTACAAGTTCAAGTAAGCCCTCTCTCTCCAGAGGGGAAGGAAATTCCTGGTGGATTGGAATCAGAACATATGAATCAGACAAGTTTGTCTGCTATGAAGACAAAGCGTGTTCATGCACAG TTCAATGACCTAAAAGAGTGCTACCTGCAAAAACGACGACAATTAACAAACCTTCCACCTAAGCAGGAAGATACTGATAAAAGCATCGTATGTAGAGAAGGATATAATGCTGGACTGGCTGATTTCCAGTCTGTGCTTAGGACTTTCACACAGTATAG TCAACTGAAGGTCATTGCTGAACTTCAGTATGCAGATCTCGTTTACCATTCAACCAATATTATTTCTAG CATAGAGTTTGATCTTGATGATGAGTTGTTTGCAATTGCTGGAGTATCCAAGTGTATAAAAGTCTTTGACTATTCATCC GTTATAAATGAGCCTGCTGCTGTTCATCGCCCAGTAGAGGAGATGTCAACCAGATCTAAGCTTAGTTGCTTGAGTTGGAATAAGTTCACCAAGAATATTATTGCTAGCAGTGACTATGAAGGAATTGTAACAGTTTGGGATGTTACCCGAAGGCAG AGTGTGATGGAGTATGAAGAACATGAGCATCGAGTATGGAGTGTTGACTTTTCACTCACGGAACCCACCATGCTTGTGTCTGGCAGTGACGATTGCAAG GTGAAGATATGGTGCATGCAGCAAGAAACTAGTGTAATAAACATTGACATGAAAGCAAATATTTGTTGTGTCAAGTACAATCCCGCATCCAGCTTTCATGTTGCG GTTGGTTCTGCAGACCATCTTATCCACTACTATGATTTGAGAAAGACCACGCACCCACTTCTCGTATTTAGTGGACATAACAAAACAGTGTCATACGTTAAATTCCTGTCAAGTGAACAGCTTGCTTCGGCATCTACTGACAGTACATTACGATTATGGGATGTCAAAGCAAATATGCCA GTTCATACAACATTTAAAGGCCATAAAAACGAGAAAAATTTTGTGGGTTTATCTGCGAACAACGAATTCCTAGCTTGTGGAAGCGAATCAAATGAGGTGTTTGTGTACCACAAA GAAATTTCAAGCCCAGTGACACGGTATAGTTTTGGATCCTCTACTGGGGAAGGAAGTGATGAAGACACTGCGACGATGAGTTCATACTTCATTAGTGCGGTTTGCTGGAAGGGCAATAGTTCGACTTTGTTAGCTGCGAATAGTCAAGGGATGATTAAAATGCTAGTACTTGCAGCCTGA
- the LOC124940183 gene encoding E3 ubiquitin-protein ligase COP1-like isoform X2, with product MLLRQGFEVSVKELDIMLKLLAEKRRKMAQEEAKRTTHVLMDFLQCLRKKKVALLNEIQTDLQCIKEDINSVERHRIELYRARDRYTAQRRVADDPAITKFGSASINRNTGVPTSSSRKARTGTATGDFQYMKEDVQVQVSPLSPEGKEIPGGLESEHMNQTSLSAMKTKRVHAQFNDLKECYLQKRRQLTNLPPKQEDTDKSIVCREGYNAGLADFQSVLRTFTQYSQLKVIAELQYADLVYHSTNIISSIEFDLDDELFAIAGVSKCIKVFDYSSVINEPAAVHRPVEEMSTRSKLSCLSWNKFTKNIIASSDYEGIVTVWDVTRRQSVMEYEEHEHRVWSVDFSLTEPTMLVSGSDDCKVKIWCMQQETSVINIDMKANICCVKYNPASSFHVAVGSADHLIHYYDLRKTTHPLLVFSGHNKTVSYVKFLSSEQLASASTDSTLRLWDVKANMPVHTTFKGHKNEKNFVGLSANNEFLACGSESNEVFVYHKEISSPVTRYSFGSSTGEGSDEDTATMSSYFISAVCWKGNSSTLLAANSQGMIKMLVLAA from the exons ATGCTACTCAGACAGGGATTTGAAGTGTCGGTAAAGGAGCTAGACATTATGTTGAAACTACTTGCGGAGAAAAGGCGAAAAATGGCGCAAGAAGAAGCCAAGAGAACTACACATGTCTTAATGGACTTCTTGCAGTGTCTGAGGAAAAAGAAAGTTGCTCTGCTGAATGAG ATACAGACAGATCTCCAGTGTATTAAAGAGGACATAAATTCAGTGGAGAGACATAGAATTGAGTTGTACAGGGCAAGGGACAGGTACACAGCACAGCGGAGGGTTGCTGATGACCCTGCGATTACAAAATTTGGGTCAGCTTCCATTAATAGGAACACGGGCGTTCCTACGTCTAGTTCTCGTAAAGCACGAACAGGGACCGCCACAGGAGATTTTCAATACATGAAAGAAGATGTACAAGTTCAAGTAAGCCCTCTCTCTCCAGAGGGGAAGGAAATTCCTGGTGGATTGGAATCAGAACATATGAATCAGACAAGTTTGTCTGCTATGAAGACAAAGCGTGTTCATGCACAG TTCAATGACCTAAAAGAGTGCTACCTGCAAAAACGACGACAATTAACAAACCTTCCACCTAAGCAGGAAGATACTGATAAAAGCATCGTATGTAGAGAAGGATATAATGCTGGACTGGCTGATTTCCAGTCTGTGCTTAGGACTTTCACACAGTATAG TCAACTGAAGGTCATTGCTGAACTTCAGTATGCAGATCTCGTTTACCATTCAACCAATATTATTTCTAG CATAGAGTTTGATCTTGATGATGAGTTGTTTGCAATTGCTGGAGTATCCAAGTGTATAAAAGTCTTTGACTATTCATCC GTTATAAATGAGCCTGCTGCTGTTCATCGCCCAGTAGAGGAGATGTCAACCAGATCTAAGCTTAGTTGCTTGAGTTGGAATAAGTTCACCAAGAATATTATTGCTAGCAGTGACTATGAAGGAATTGTAACAGTTTGGGATGTTACCCGAAGGCAG AGTGTGATGGAGTATGAAGAACATGAGCATCGAGTATGGAGTGTTGACTTTTCACTCACGGAACCCACCATGCTTGTGTCTGGCAGTGACGATTGCAAG GTGAAGATATGGTGCATGCAGCAAGAAACTAGTGTAATAAACATTGACATGAAAGCAAATATTTGTTGTGTCAAGTACAATCCCGCATCCAGCTTTCATGTTGCG GTTGGTTCTGCAGACCATCTTATCCACTACTATGATTTGAGAAAGACCACGCACCCACTTCTCGTATTTAGTGGACATAACAAAACAGTGTCATACGTTAAATTCCTGTCAAGTGAACAGCTTGCTTCGGCATCTACTGACAGTACATTACGATTATGGGATGTCAAAGCAAATATGCCA GTTCATACAACATTTAAAGGCCATAAAAACGAGAAAAATTTTGTGGGTTTATCTGCGAACAACGAATTCCTAGCTTGTGGAAGCGAATCAAATGAGGTGTTTGTGTACCACAAA GAAATTTCAAGCCCAGTGACACGGTATAGTTTTGGATCCTCTACTGGGGAAGGAAGTGATGAAGACACTGCGACGATGAGTTCATACTTCATTAGTGCGGTTTGCTGGAAGGGCAATAGTTCGACTTTGTTAGCTGCGAATAGTCAAGGGATGATTAAAATGCTAGTACTTGCAGCCTGA
- the LOC124940044 gene encoding tyrosine-protein phosphatase DSP1-like, producing the protein MKAEYSINSNVDEDDHLCRTIEIAVVEFPALKQIGPPVTFPDDMGSGDEHLFIPPLNFSMVDVGIFRSGFPESANFPFLETIGLRSIIYLCPEAYPESNREFIMENGIQLFQFGIEGSKEPFVNMPHNTIREALKVLLDVNNHPVLIHCNRGKHRTGCLVGCLRKLQQWCLSSVFDEYQRFAAAKARVSDQRFIELFDVSTFKQLPFTFSSSN; encoded by the exons ATGAAAGCAGAGTACAGTATTAACAGTAACGTTGACGAAGACGACCACCTCTGCAGGACCATCGAGATCGCCGTGGTCGAGTTTCCGGCGTTAAAACAGATCGGACCGCCTGTAACCTTCCCGGACGACATGGGCTCCGGCGACGAACATCTGTTCATTCCTCCTCTGAACTTTTCAATGGTGGATGTTGGCATTTTCAGGTCTGGATTTCCTGAGAGTGCCAACTTTCCATTTTTGGAAACCATAGGCCTCCGGTCCATCAT ATATTTATGTCCGGAAGCTTATCCAGAATCTAACAGAGAGTTTATAATGGAAAACGGGATTCAACTGTTTCAATTCGGGATCGAAGGGTCTAAG GAACCATTTGTAAATATGCCCCATAACACCATCAGGGAAGCACTCAAAGTATTACttg ATGTCAATAATCATCCTGTCTTGATTCATTGCAACAGGGGAAAG CATCGAACGGGTTGTCTGGTGGGATGCTTGAGAAAATTGCAACAATGGTGTTTATCTTCGGTGTTCGATGAATATCAGCGATTTGCGGCTGCGAAAGCTAGAGTTTCTGATCAGAGATTCATCGAGTTGTTTGATGTCTCCACCTTCAAGCAACTGCCCTTTACATTTTCATCATCTAATTAA